From one Triticum aestivum cultivar Chinese Spring chromosome 4B, IWGSC CS RefSeq v2.1, whole genome shotgun sequence genomic stretch:
- the LOC123091677 gene encoding ubiquitin-like protein 5, which produces MIEVVLNDRLGKKVRVKCNEDDTIGDLKKLVAAQTGTRAEKIRIQKWYTIYKDHITLGDYEIHDGMGLELYYN; this is translated from the coding sequence ATGATCGAGGTGGTGCTCAACGACCGCCTGGGGAAGAAGGTGCGCGTCAAGTGCAACGAGGACGACACCATCGGCGACCTCAAGAAGCTCGTGGCGGCGCAGACCGGGACCAGGGCCGAGAAGATCCGCATCCAGAAGTGGTACACCATCTACAAGGACCACATCACCCTTGGCGACTACGAGATCCACGACGGCATGGGCCTCGAGCTCTACTACAACTAG